From one Peredibacter starrii genomic stretch:
- the grxD gene encoding Grx4 family monothiol glutaredoxin, with product MKGNSEMPQCGFSANSVAILKHLGVPFKTFNILNDPEIRQGLKEFSNWPTYPQLYVNAKLIGGNDIITEMYKSGELQDYLKNN from the coding sequence ATGAAAGGGAACTCTGAAATGCCTCAATGTGGTTTTTCTGCTAACTCAGTGGCGATCCTTAAACACTTAGGTGTTCCATTCAAAACTTTCAACATCCTTAACGATCCGGAAATTCGTCAGGGACTTAAAGAGTTTTCTAACTGGCCGACTTACCCTCAGCTTTACGTAAATGCTAAGTTGATCGGTGGTAACGACATCATCACTGAGATGTACAAGTCAGGCGAACTTCAAGACTACTTAAAAAACAACTAA
- a CDS encoding DUF721 domain-containing protein codes for MFKKIDFKGLNYKDLERFDSHDLKRDNMHSFYQTFDFLELVKKWPEIIGPAFAKVTSPLKIKGDSLIIVTTHASYSHNISYLSEELKQKIFVLFPALKPVIKKLNFQTQENFFQQKQAEEAKKPAVPKLHPQDPRYKVLKLEADRLFGDIEEKELRELMMSIFMQSR; via the coding sequence ATGTTTAAAAAAATCGATTTTAAAGGTCTTAATTACAAGGATTTAGAGCGTTTTGACTCGCATGACTTGAAGCGAGACAACATGCACTCTTTCTACCAGACCTTCGACTTTCTGGAATTGGTAAAAAAGTGGCCTGAAATCATCGGTCCTGCTTTTGCCAAAGTGACTTCGCCTTTGAAGATTAAGGGCGATTCACTCATCATCGTTACGACACACGCAAGCTACTCACATAATATTTCGTATCTTTCAGAAGAGCTGAAGCAGAAAATTTTTGTGCTTTTCCCTGCGCTGAAACCTGTGATCAAAAAATTAAATTTCCAAACGCAGGAAAACTTCTTCCAACAGAAGCAGGCCGAAGAGGCCAAGAAACCAGCGGTGCCTAAACTTCATCCTCAGGATCCACGTTATAAAGTTTTGAAGCTTGAGGCCGATCGCTTATTTGGTGATATTGAAGAGAAAGAACTAAGAGAGCTCATGATGTCGATCTTCATGCAGTCTCGCTAG
- a CDS encoding pectin acetylesterase-family hydrolase, whose product MKQLLLSLLFITTNVFASPWETVTIPNAKCGDGVPFKVFVRKGKRAKLAIELMGGGACWSLATCWGPKFHTWIHPIPELPAYSYLTTEDSPLRDHTFLYFPYCNGDVYAGNHTANYFPGELKGTHHHGKRNLIKALDYLKANRIIDFPQVKDLVAFGSSAGAIGSLLHADTYLKYMRPEKKLLIADSPGLHYGPNFWKKFTPELMRDFGETFAKVGIHIDLSSGLVAPQLKNYCNTRSDWKMGFIQTTRDVIMSAMFGDISQEEHKKVVLGREGIRNTLRNTKNCSTHISEGIGHMLLIIPDVAANSIDIESGESAKDYVDRLINEQQR is encoded by the coding sequence ATGAAACAATTACTCCTCTCTCTTCTTTTCATTACGACCAATGTTTTTGCTTCTCCTTGGGAAACTGTCACCATTCCAAACGCCAAGTGTGGCGATGGTGTTCCTTTTAAAGTTTTTGTACGTAAGGGAAAGAGAGCAAAACTCGCGATAGAACTGATGGGTGGAGGCGCATGTTGGAGTCTTGCGACCTGTTGGGGACCGAAGTTTCATACCTGGATTCATCCCATTCCAGAATTACCTGCCTATAGCTATCTCACCACTGAGGACAGCCCTCTCAGAGATCATACATTTCTTTATTTTCCTTATTGTAATGGTGACGTCTATGCCGGGAATCACACCGCCAATTACTTTCCAGGCGAACTTAAAGGAACTCATCACCATGGTAAAAGAAATCTCATTAAGGCCCTTGATTATCTAAAGGCCAATCGAATCATTGATTTCCCACAAGTAAAAGACCTCGTGGCCTTCGGTTCATCTGCAGGTGCAATTGGTTCGCTTCTTCATGCCGACACTTATTTGAAATACATGCGTCCCGAGAAAAAACTTCTCATTGCTGATAGTCCAGGGCTTCACTATGGGCCCAATTTCTGGAAAAAATTCACGCCGGAACTTATGCGTGACTTTGGGGAAACATTTGCAAAGGTCGGCATTCACATTGACCTATCCAGTGGTCTTGTGGCGCCTCAATTAAAAAATTACTGCAACACTCGAAGTGACTGGAAGATGGGCTTTATCCAAACCACTCGTGACGTCATTATGTCTGCCATGTTTGGTGACATTTCACAGGAAGAGCATAAAAAAGTTGTCCTAGGTCGAGAAGGAATTAGAAACACCCTTCGCAATACAAAGAACTGCTCTACTCACATTAGTGAAGGAATCGGACACATGCTTCTCATCATTCCAGATGTGGCAGCAAACAGTATTGATATTGAAAGTGGTGAATCAGCGAAGGACTATGTGGATCGTCTGATTAACGAGCAACAGAGATAG
- a CDS encoding helicase C-terminal domain-containing protein: MGLGTWAVIDIETTGIHPATDEIIDLGFLQFEGTKLVRTYSSLVRPENQVSSFITKLTGITNDHLKKAPLWTQVEQDLLSLEAHSLLAHNANFEESFLKRYFDKIPSPNGRESYHDSLFYLALLFPEASTLNLEGFINQLGVADKEEHRGLADSRDLLKVLLLATYLTHQDKEFRMKLSEVLMEFPAEFFYRQFFMLKAEELEEIAEQLDYPLVESAKRYLIANKVEPLKIDKFDKFSTDFSGQNIQNILRAEKDINEVLPYYKYRAAQESLSLRVGQAFKNGIHALIQAPTGTGKTMGYLLPSFLFSKAFKETCLVATGTKTLQDQALAKDVPQMKRLLNLGPETKVVKLVGSSNHLCELLFREDNNEEPTFITPFGETFTKAYFEMLFFYNSRVPYEKKLTREQIPFILKKLAPELAEKDQNLAVDYRACAGQNCPLVNECSYQQGLREAKEAQLIIGNHALMLNWPRSIPRPQFIVVDEAHRLEHEATKAYSLEVHHKSIESLLKNLPQGMGALIYLLNSMEDGFAVENTVQTLRDQTQFSLKMLRDHYDSLPGVVEAFFKKLPNYSPAYSNELPFPKKSELKDPLAAAILNHIESMNFIFETLYNLYMPFISRWENRDFKNEAQKLKAWAVFETNFGSLEKLHASFKHYIEYPADWSTIIKYSESDSYSFESSPIDVGRKIHDELLMMSTSVVFTSATLGNASGDSGVQGVEWMTGYTYLAPEKRFKTGLYLEAVYDYKNNSKVYLCPDTRNISDPLFVPELLAQVNPLITKLGGKTLLLFSSRLRFEAASEIILREFEGKIPVFVQGLGKNVVEEFKKEEGAILIGMESFGEGIDIPGEKLSFIVVDKIPDVRQDLVIQKRRDFFEFKFGNEFNDYFLAHRTRSLHQKFGRLLRSEKDHGAILLVDNRVKKWKGNTLKTFQKLMEPYQIVSVPLKDATEQIADYFKV; this comes from the coding sequence ATGGGTCTTGGAACCTGGGCAGTCATAGATATTGAAACCACTGGGATTCATCCTGCCACAGATGAGATCATCGACCTGGGCTTTTTGCAGTTTGAAGGGACAAAACTAGTCAGGACTTATTCTTCCCTGGTGCGTCCAGAAAATCAGGTCTCAAGTTTCATTACAAAGCTGACCGGGATCACTAATGATCACCTGAAAAAGGCCCCGCTGTGGACACAAGTCGAGCAGGACCTTTTATCACTCGAGGCCCACTCACTTCTTGCTCATAATGCGAATTTTGAAGAAAGCTTCCTCAAGCGCTACTTTGATAAAATTCCAAGTCCGAATGGCCGCGAAAGTTATCACGATTCATTGTTTTATTTAGCACTGTTGTTCCCAGAGGCCTCTACACTTAATCTTGAAGGTTTTATTAATCAATTAGGTGTTGCGGACAAGGAAGAACACAGAGGGCTGGCGGACTCTCGTGATCTACTAAAAGTTCTCCTGCTTGCGACTTATCTCACTCACCAGGACAAAGAATTCAGAATGAAACTTTCTGAAGTGCTGATGGAGTTCCCGGCGGAATTTTTCTATCGTCAGTTCTTTATGTTAAAAGCAGAAGAGTTGGAAGAGATCGCCGAACAACTTGATTATCCTCTGGTTGAATCAGCAAAACGTTATCTGATCGCCAACAAAGTTGAGCCATTAAAGATCGATAAGTTTGATAAATTCTCGACTGATTTTTCGGGTCAGAATATACAAAATATTCTTCGTGCAGAAAAAGATATTAATGAAGTACTTCCTTATTACAAATACCGTGCTGCCCAGGAATCTCTTTCATTAAGAGTGGGACAGGCCTTTAAAAACGGCATTCATGCTCTTATTCAGGCACCGACTGGTACTGGTAAGACCATGGGATACCTTCTTCCATCATTCTTGTTCTCGAAGGCCTTCAAGGAAACTTGCCTGGTTGCGACCGGAACAAAAACTCTGCAAGATCAGGCCCTCGCAAAAGATGTGCCTCAGATGAAGCGTCTTTTAAATCTGGGACCTGAAACTAAAGTTGTGAAGCTGGTTGGTTCAAGTAACCACCTGTGTGAACTTCTTTTTAGAGAAGACAATAATGAAGAGCCAACTTTCATTACTCCTTTTGGTGAGACTTTCACCAAGGCGTATTTTGAAATGCTCTTTTTCTATAATTCCCGTGTGCCTTATGAGAAGAAACTCACTCGTGAGCAGATTCCTTTTATTCTTAAAAAACTCGCTCCTGAGCTTGCGGAAAAAGATCAGAACCTGGCGGTTGATTACCGTGCCTGTGCGGGACAAAACTGTCCGCTGGTGAATGAATGTTCTTATCAGCAAGGTCTACGTGAGGCGAAGGAAGCTCAACTTATTATTGGTAACCATGCCCTGATGCTTAACTGGCCAAGGAGCATTCCACGTCCACAATTTATCGTGGTGGACGAGGCCCATCGTCTAGAGCATGAGGCCACTAAGGCCTATAGTCTTGAAGTTCATCATAAGAGCATTGAATCGCTTCTTAAAAACCTTCCGCAAGGAATGGGTGCCCTGATTTATCTTCTTAACAGTATGGAGGATGGATTTGCGGTGGAGAACACAGTTCAAACTCTAAGAGATCAAACCCAGTTTAGTCTTAAGATGCTCCGCGATCACTATGATTCACTTCCAGGAGTAGTGGAGGCGTTCTTTAAGAAGCTTCCAAATTATAGTCCGGCCTATTCAAATGAACTTCCGTTTCCGAAAAAATCGGAGCTTAAAGATCCTCTGGCAGCGGCAATTTTAAATCATATTGAAAGCATGAATTTCATTTTTGAGACGCTTTATAATCTCTATATGCCGTTCATTTCTCGCTGGGAAAACCGTGATTTTAAGAATGAAGCACAAAAGTTAAAGGCCTGGGCGGTTTTTGAAACGAACTTCGGTTCTCTTGAAAAACTCCACGCTTCATTCAAGCACTATATTGAGTATCCGGCCGATTGGTCGACCATCATTAAATATTCAGAGAGTGATAGTTATAGTTTTGAGTCTTCGCCAATTGATGTGGGGAGAAAGATTCACGACGAACTTTTGATGATGAGTACTTCGGTGGTGTTCACGTCTGCGACCCTTGGAAACGCTTCAGGTGATTCTGGTGTTCAGGGTGTGGAGTGGATGACGGGTTATACTTACTTAGCTCCTGAAAAACGTTTTAAAACCGGTCTCTATCTAGAGGCGGTGTACGATTATAAGAACAATTCAAAAGTGTATCTGTGCCCGGATACCCGCAATATTTCGGACCCGCTCTTTGTGCCGGAACTTTTAGCGCAAGTGAACCCACTCATCACAAAACTCGGTGGTAAGACACTTCTTCTTTTCTCTTCACGTCTTCGCTTTGAAGCGGCCAGTGAAATTATTCTTCGTGAATTTGAAGGCAAGATTCCGGTCTTCGTTCAAGGTCTTGGTAAAAACGTGGTGGAAGAATTTAAAAAAGAGGAAGGCGCCATTTTGATCGGAATGGAGAGTTTCGGAGAGGGAATTGATATTCCGGGTGAGAAACTTTCATTCATCGTGGTCGATAAAATTCCAGATGTTCGTCAGGATCTGGTGATTCAGAAACGTCGCGACTTTTTTGAATTCAAATTCGGAAACGAATTCAATGATTACTTCCTTGCTCATCGTACTCGTTCACTACATCAAAAATTTGGACGTCTACTGCGCTCAGAAAAAGATCATGGGGCCATTTTGTTGGTGGATAACCGAGTGAAGAAATGGAAGGGCAATACGCTTAAGACTTTCCAGAAACTGATGGAGCCTTACCAGATTGTTTCAGTGCCGTTGAAAGACGCCACCGAGCAAATCGCCGACTATTTCAAAGTTTAG
- a CDS encoding DNA polymerase III subunit delta: MHSKWQIWDFFSSFKRDYLKTFEGTLAINSFDPICLKMVKDFLTRGADDKVIHYKMAAEVTRGWIEEEFQTLSLFGNSESFFIHQAQDLNAEMLEMISNLDVSGRFLILSFENELATWKKLVKEGKIGTLVIEPPRFWEINKLLDFTCAHLRLPLSYEAKTWILDALENNLGTFYNACCLIKLNHPEAREVGINEVKELLTLEKLDQFQLASLVARKKQKEFFEKLVALEGDFEKMRGFFNFMQSHLIKMADPSYLAQKARLTQYDKDLQSTSKLWKSDELMNEIQKFNRWELLCKKKDSHLWHEIKEAHLRSISVAR, translated from the coding sequence ATGCATTCTAAGTGGCAAATCTGGGACTTCTTCTCATCGTTTAAACGCGACTATCTCAAGACATTCGAGGGCACACTCGCCATCAATTCTTTTGATCCCATTTGTTTAAAGATGGTGAAGGATTTTCTTACTCGTGGTGCTGACGATAAAGTCATCCATTATAAGATGGCCGCAGAAGTCACCAGAGGATGGATTGAAGAGGAGTTTCAAACTCTAAGCCTCTTCGGAAATTCTGAATCTTTTTTCATTCATCAGGCACAGGATCTCAATGCGGAAATGCTTGAGATGATTTCAAATCTTGATGTCAGTGGTCGCTTCCTTATCTTGAGTTTTGAAAACGAACTTGCTACCTGGAAGAAACTTGTGAAAGAGGGGAAGATCGGAACTTTAGTGATCGAGCCACCTCGCTTCTGGGAAATTAATAAGCTTTTGGATTTTACCTGCGCTCATTTACGTCTTCCGCTGAGCTATGAAGCGAAGACCTGGATTCTGGACGCTTTGGAAAACAATCTAGGAACTTTCTATAATGCCTGCTGCTTGATTAAGCTTAACCATCCAGAGGCCCGTGAAGTAGGAATCAATGAAGTTAAAGAACTTCTGACCCTGGAGAAACTTGATCAGTTTCAACTCGCTTCTCTCGTGGCACGTAAGAAGCAAAAAGAGTTTTTTGAAAAACTTGTGGCCCTTGAAGGTGATTTTGAAAAGATGCGTGGCTTTTTTAATTTCATGCAGTCGCATTTAATAAAGATGGCCGACCCGTCTTACCTCGCTCAAAAAGCACGTCTTACCCAATATGATAAGGATCTTCAGAGTACTTCTAAACTTTGGAAATCTGATGAACTGATGAATGAGATTCAAAAGTTTAATCGTTGGGAGCTACTGTGTAAGAAGAAAGACTCTCATCTCTGGCACGAGATCAAAGAGGCCCATCTTCGTTCTATCTCTGTTGCTCGTTAA
- a CDS encoding Na(+)-translocating NADH-quinone reductase subunit A: MIKTSKGLDIPISGAPAQQISASKTVRTVALLGEDYNGMKPTMLVQVGDKVLKGQPLFEDKKTPGVFFTAPVAGTVREINRGDKRVFQSIVIEVHGFDQVQLKSYKHSGINSYSAEDVRKLLIESGFWTFLRTRPFSKTPAVDSTPSSIFVNVMDTNPLAPDTEVIVRERMEDFKAGVEVLSRLGVKVFVVTHPSSSVNLTGLSNVVHEKFQGAHPAGNVGTHIHHLDPVSATKTVWHVNYQDTMAIGHLFTTGIISNEKVISIAGPMAKSPRLIKTLRGASISDLTQDEVKENSGVRFVSGSVLGGRTASGAVNYLGQFHQQVSLIKEGHYREFMGWQSPGLNKYSLKNVFLSKIFPGKKFNFDTNTNGSHRSIVPIGSFEQVMPFDILPTQLLRYLMVQHSDMAINLGALELDEEDLALCTFVDPCKNEYGPVLRANLMKIEKEGI; encoded by the coding sequence ATGATCAAAACATCGAAAGGTTTGGACATTCCTATATCAGGAGCTCCAGCACAACAAATCTCGGCATCGAAAACGGTCCGAACAGTGGCCCTCCTTGGTGAGGATTACAACGGGATGAAACCTACCATGTTGGTACAGGTGGGGGACAAGGTCCTTAAAGGTCAGCCGTTATTTGAAGATAAAAAAACACCTGGAGTGTTTTTTACTGCTCCGGTTGCAGGCACTGTAAGAGAAATTAATCGAGGCGATAAACGTGTATTTCAATCTATTGTGATTGAGGTTCATGGCTTTGATCAAGTTCAGCTTAAGAGCTATAAGCACTCGGGTATTAATTCTTATTCGGCCGAGGATGTACGTAAGCTTTTGATTGAATCAGGATTTTGGACATTCCTTAGAACAAGACCGTTCTCGAAAACTCCTGCTGTCGATTCAACTCCATCATCAATTTTTGTCAACGTCATGGATACAAATCCACTCGCTCCTGACACTGAAGTTATTGTTCGTGAACGCATGGAAGATTTTAAGGCCGGTGTCGAAGTTTTATCCCGTTTGGGCGTAAAAGTATTCGTTGTGACCCATCCTTCAAGCTCAGTAAACCTGACTGGTCTATCAAACGTAGTTCATGAAAAGTTCCAAGGTGCTCACCCTGCCGGTAACGTAGGAACTCATATTCACCACCTTGATCCGGTTTCGGCCACTAAGACCGTATGGCATGTAAATTATCAGGACACGATGGCGATAGGTCACCTTTTCACAACTGGGATCATCTCAAATGAAAAGGTAATTTCAATTGCCGGACCGATGGCAAAATCTCCGCGCCTGATTAAGACCTTGAGAGGGGCGAGCATTTCTGATTTAACTCAAGACGAAGTAAAAGAGAATTCAGGGGTTCGTTTTGTATCTGGTTCAGTGTTAGGTGGACGCACGGCCAGCGGAGCTGTGAATTACCTTGGTCAATTCCATCAACAAGTCTCTCTTATTAAAGAGGGCCATTACCGTGAGTTCATGGGGTGGCAATCACCGGGCCTTAATAAATACTCTCTGAAAAACGTCTTCCTATCGAAGATCTTTCCAGGAAAGAAATTTAACTTTGATACAAATACTAACGGTTCACATCGTTCAATTGTTCCCATCGGATCATTTGAGCAAGTCATGCCGTTTGATATTCTTCCAACACAACTTCTTCGCTACCTCATGGTTCAACATTCAGACATGGCCATCAATTTAGGTGCGCTTGAACTGGATGAAGAAGATCTTGCACTTTGTACATTTGTTGACCCTTGTAAAAATGAATATGGCCCCGTTCTTCGTGCTAACTTGATGAAGATCGAGAAGGAAGGCATCTAA
- a CDS encoding methyltransferase domain-containing protein translates to MSKTDFPYLHGFSETEQNRLRAQAEFAEYTIFQNINFSNAKKVLEVGCGVGAQTEILLRRFPKVHVTGVDLNEKQLDAAKKFIGGMPAVANRYEFHKMSGDNLSFDAQTFDAAYLCWILEHVPNPAQVLSEVRRVLRPGAEIVVTEVMNSSFFLDPYSPNVWKYWMAFNDYQYDHAGDPFIGAKLGNLLTQVGYHQVRTEVKTWHFDNRQPALRKQAILFWTDLLLSAADKLVEEKYVDQEVVTKTKEELGRVANDPNAVFLYSFMQAKAQVYF, encoded by the coding sequence ATGAGCAAGACCGACTTCCCCTACCTCCACGGATTTTCTGAAACTGAACAAAACCGTCTTCGTGCTCAGGCCGAATTTGCGGAATACACGATTTTTCAGAACATCAACTTCTCAAATGCGAAGAAGGTGTTAGAGGTTGGATGCGGAGTTGGAGCTCAGACGGAGATTTTACTCCGTCGTTTCCCTAAAGTTCATGTGACCGGTGTCGATCTTAATGAAAAACAACTGGATGCCGCCAAGAAGTTCATTGGCGGTATGCCTGCTGTAGCGAATCGCTACGAGTTCCATAAAATGAGCGGTGATAATCTGAGCTTTGATGCCCAGACATTTGATGCTGCATATTTATGCTGGATTCTCGAGCACGTACCAAATCCAGCTCAGGTTCTTTCCGAAGTTCGCCGTGTGCTTCGTCCGGGTGCAGAGATTGTAGTGACTGAGGTCATGAACTCTTCGTTCTTCCTGGACCCATACTCTCCGAACGTATGGAAGTACTGGATGGCCTTCAACGATTATCAATACGACCACGCAGGTGATCCATTCATTGGTGCTAAACTTGGAAACCTTCTCACGCAAGTGGGCTACCATCAGGTAAGAACTGAAGTGAAGACCTGGCACTTTGACAATCGTCAGCCGGCACTAAGAAAGCAGGCGATCCTTTTTTGGACCGACCTACTTCTATCTGCAGCCGATAAATTGGTTGAAGAAAAGTATGTAGACCAGGAAGTTGTGACGAAGACCAAGGAAGAGTTGGGCCGAGTCGCTAACGATCCAAACGCAGTCTTCCTTTATTCATTCATGCAGGCCAAGGCACAGGTTTATTTCTAG
- a CDS encoding protoporphyrinogen/coproporphyrinogen oxidase, with the protein MKRVIGKLNPADKHVTIWGAGFSGLILGYYLKDQGYKITIHEKSNKVGGKIQTKKTQAGLVEKGPNALYMNADGMDLLKELKLEPLPAAKKLRRLLLIGGKPKRPVQLGILGQLAVHGHKKPPLIADGLTVAEFFRPLIGSENINQFLSPILGGIYATSSESLHFKSVFSEMAHIAQFNSYWDFIKLLIKNQKMKPRLDVSGSVSFEGGMQTLVNRLADVLKHDIKLNSKEQFKIKGNTILCTDAITASELTHEFKPEISTELARVKYQELSSVTVFLKREIKSLQKSFGVLIPLESGFNSIGVINNKATFPANNENVFSYTFIARKKLSEAEVYSDIKMLYSEFVEEDLEYMEQTHWDKALPIYDLQRYLSVKKLHQLAKGEENFAIFGNYVAGISLREMISAARAFAQNPQEYKEIR; encoded by the coding sequence ATGAAAAGAGTCATTGGAAAACTAAATCCCGCAGACAAGCATGTCACCATTTGGGGCGCGGGTTTCTCAGGATTGATTCTGGGATATTATCTAAAAGATCAGGGATATAAGATCACGATCCACGAGAAATCGAATAAGGTCGGCGGTAAAATTCAGACCAAGAAAACACAAGCTGGTCTGGTTGAGAAAGGGCCAAACGCTCTTTACATGAACGCTGACGGAATGGATCTATTGAAGGAACTTAAACTTGAGCCACTTCCAGCGGCAAAAAAGCTTCGTCGCCTTCTTCTTATCGGTGGTAAACCAAAGCGTCCGGTTCAACTGGGCATTCTTGGACAACTTGCCGTTCATGGACACAAGAAACCACCTCTAATCGCTGATGGTCTGACTGTTGCTGAATTTTTCCGTCCGTTAATCGGCTCTGAAAATATCAACCAGTTTCTTTCTCCGATCCTGGGTGGAATTTACGCCACTTCAAGTGAGAGCCTTCACTTTAAATCAGTTTTCAGTGAAATGGCGCACATCGCTCAGTTCAACTCTTACTGGGACTTCATTAAACTTTTGATCAAGAATCAAAAGATGAAGCCTCGTTTAGATGTAAGCGGATCAGTGAGCTTTGAAGGTGGTATGCAAACGCTGGTTAACCGTCTGGCGGATGTACTTAAACACGACATTAAACTTAACTCTAAAGAGCAGTTTAAAATCAAAGGGAACACCATCCTTTGTACTGATGCCATCACTGCATCAGAACTCACGCATGAATTTAAACCTGAAATCAGCACCGAGCTTGCTCGTGTGAAGTATCAGGAGCTTTCAAGTGTGACTGTGTTCTTAAAGCGTGAAATCAAATCTCTTCAAAAATCATTCGGAGTTTTGATTCCACTTGAAAGTGGCTTCAATTCTATCGGCGTGATTAACAACAAAGCGACATTCCCGGCCAACAATGAAAACGTGTTCTCATACACTTTCATCGCCAGAAAGAAGCTGTCTGAGGCCGAAGTCTACTCTGATATCAAGATGCTTTACTCGGAATTCGTAGAAGAAGATCTTGAGTATATGGAACAAACTCATTGGGACAAAGCTCTGCCGATCTATGATCTTCAGCGCTACCTCAGTGTTAAAAAGCTTCATCAGTTGGCCAAAGGCGAAGAAAACTTCGCTATCTTCGGTAACTATGTGGCCGGTATCTCTCTTAGAGAAATGATTTCTGCGGCAAGAGCATTTGCTCAAAACCCACAGGAATATAAGGAAATCAGATGA
- a CDS encoding BolA/IbaG family iron-sulfur metabolism protein, translated as MSTEFQFVEDIIKAGLPDAQVMVEDMTGTRDHLAITVVSDAFKGKLLFEQHQMLMTLLKEELKQRIHAVKLQTYTKEKFALANK; from the coding sequence ATGAGTACTGAATTTCAATTTGTTGAAGACATCATTAAGGCCGGTCTTCCGGACGCACAAGTGATGGTAGAAGATATGACAGGGACACGTGATCATCTTGCGATCACAGTTGTGTCGGATGCATTCAAAGGCAAACTCCTTTTTGAACAGCACCAAATGCTTATGACACTTTTAAAAGAAGAACTTAAACAGCGTATCCACGCGGTAAAACTTCAAACGTATACAAAAGAAAAATTCGCACTAGCTAATAAATAA
- a CDS encoding NADH:ubiquinone reductase (Na(+)-transporting) subunit B, whose translation MKFLEHFLESKKPLFEKGGKLEKFYPLYEALDTFVYTPDSVTKTTAHVRDGLDLKRTMFTVVIALIPCILMALYNTGYQAHLVLETGKYVATGWRHDIFTSLGLVHDPASVVANMVYGLLFLLPIFLVCNITGGIVEVVFASIRKHEVNEGFLVTGWLIPLIVPPTMPLWQIAIGTAFGVIFGKEVFGGTGKNIFNPALMARAFLFFAYPAQISGDQPWVAVDGFSGATALSQVASGGIENLKISWMDAFLGLQAGSMGETSELACLIGAVILIGTGIGSWRIMLACLIGFIGMTSIFNAIGSTTNPMFNVPVAWQLVLGSFAFGAVFMATDPVSASMTNTGKWIYGILIGMLGVLIRVANPAYPEGWMLAILFMNAFSPTIDFFVMKANIKRRMARNV comes from the coding sequence ATGAAATTCCTTGAACACTTTTTAGAAAGTAAAAAACCTCTGTTTGAAAAAGGTGGAAAGCTGGAAAAGTTTTATCCCCTTTATGAAGCACTAGATACTTTCGTATACACTCCGGACAGTGTCACTAAAACCACTGCTCACGTACGTGACGGACTTGATCTGAAGCGTACGATGTTCACAGTGGTGATCGCACTTATCCCTTGTATCCTGATGGCACTCTACAATACTGGCTATCAAGCTCACCTGGTACTTGAAACAGGTAAGTATGTGGCGACAGGGTGGAGACACGATATCTTCACTTCTCTGGGACTTGTCCATGATCCGGCCAGTGTTGTGGCCAATATGGTTTATGGTCTTCTTTTCCTTCTACCTATTTTTTTAGTGTGTAATATCACCGGCGGTATCGTCGAAGTGGTGTTCGCCTCGATCAGAAAGCATGAAGTGAATGAAGGATTTCTAGTCACCGGTTGGCTGATTCCTCTCATCGTTCCACCTACAATGCCCCTTTGGCAGATCGCCATCGGTACTGCTTTCGGAGTTATCTTCGGTAAAGAAGTATTTGGCGGAACTGGTAAGAACATTTTCAACCCGGCCCTTATGGCCCGTGCCTTTTTGTTCTTTGCTTACCCGGCGCAAATTTCAGGAGATCAACCATGGGTCGCGGTCGATGGTTTCTCTGGAGCAACTGCCCTTTCACAAGTGGCCTCTGGGGGGATTGAAAATCTAAAAATATCTTGGATGGACGCATTTCTTGGTCTTCAAGCTGGATCAATGGGTGAGACCTCGGAGCTTGCCTGCTTAATCGGCGCTGTGATTCTCATTGGAACTGGGATTGGTTCATGGAGAATTATGCTGGCCTGCTTGATCGGTTTCATCGGTATGACTTCGATCTTCAATGCGATTGGTTCAACTACAAATCCAATGTTCAATGTTCCTGTGGCCTGGCAACTAGTGCTTGGTTCGTTCGCTTTCGGTGCCGTATTCATGGCAACAGATCCTGTGTCTGCTTCAATGACAAATACAGGGAAGTGGATTTACGGAATTCTGATCGGGATGTTGGGAGTTCTGATTCGTGTGGCGAATCCGGCCTATCCGGAAGGATGGATGCTTGCGATTCTTTTCATGAACGCATTCTCTCCGACGATCGATTTCTTTGTTATGAAAGCAAATATTAAAAGAAGGATGGCACGCAATGTCTGA